The following DNA comes from Bradyrhizobium sp. SK17.
CAAGAATTTGCCTGTCCCCCGATCGGGTACCGCCTTCTTCCGGTTGGGCACCAGCAATGAATCTGCTCATACCAAACCTTCTCTCGTGGCGTCGACGCAACCCCTCTTGTTTCCTCGCGCGACGTCAGAGCAGCCCGTAGCTGACCGCAATCCATCCGAGGCGCTGCAATCTTCCCGGCGCCTTGCCGCGACACCCAGGAGCGAATGCGTGCGCTACCGAAGGCAAATCAATATAACTGAAATTTCAGTTTTGTCAATAACAACGGACGATCTGCAGGCCTCTAACACTCCACGACATTCACTGCCAGACCGCCCAGCGACGTCTCCTTGTAGGTGGACTTCATGTCCTCGCCGGTTTGCTTCATGGTGCGGATCACGGCGTCAAGCGAAACGCTGTGCGTGCCATCACCAAGCAGCGCCATCCGCGCAGCATTGATGGCCTTCACCGCACCCATCGCATTGCGCTCGACGCAAGGGATCTGCACGCGTCCCCCCACCGGATCGCAGGTCAGGCCAAGGTTGTGCTCCATGCCGATTTCGGCCGCGTTCTCCACCTGTGCAGGCGTACCGCCCTGCGCGGCGACCAGCGCGCCTGCGGCCATCGAGCATGCCACACCCACCTCGCCCTGGCAGCCCACTTCGGCACCGGAGATGGACGCGTTGGTCTTGTAGAGCATGCCGATCGCGGCGGCCGTCAAAAGGAATTCAACCACACCGTCATCATTGGCGCCGGGCACGAAGCGCATGTAGTAGTGCAACACAGCAGGCACTATGCCGGCAGCACCGTTCGTTGGAGCGGTAACCACTCGCCCGCCGGCTGCGTTCTCCTCATTGACGGCCATGGCGAAGGCATTGACCCAATCCATCAGCGTCAACGGATCATTGCCTGCGTCCTGCATCAGGCGGCGATACAGGGCCGGCGCACGGCGGCGCAGGTGCAGCGGGCCAGGCAACGGCTGTTCAGCATCCGCGTTATCCACACCCAGGCCGCGCGACACAGATGCCTGCATGACTCTCCAGATCTGAAGCAATCCGTCACGCACTTCAGCTTCCGTGCGCCAGCAGCACTCGTTGGCCATTACCAGCCGGGCGATTGAGCCGCCCTGCTCCCGTGTCAGCGCAAGCAGTTCGTCCCCGGTCCGGAACACAAAAGGCAACCTGACCGCATGGCCAACGTCGGCTGGTGCGCCCGCGTCGCCCTCGACCACGAAACCCCCACCCACCGAGAAGTAATGCGCCTCATGTAAAACCTGTCCCAGCTCATCGAGCGCTACCGCTCGCATCGCGTTCGGATGCTGAGGGAGCGAGCGTTCGCCTAGAAAAACAATGTCGCGCGGCGGGTCGAATGCGATCGGGTAAGCCCCCAGCAGCGGCAGGCGCTTGTCGCGCCTGACCGCTGTCAACAGTGTTGCTGCGCGAGCCGGGTCAACGGTGTCCGGCGCTTCCCCCAGCAGGCCCAGCATCACGCCCTGGTCCGTCGCGTGGCCGCGGCCGGTTGCCCCCAGAGAACCGAACAGCTCAACCTGCACGCGGGCCACGCGCGGAAGCAAACCTCGCGCCTTGAGCGAGCTTGCGAACATCAACGTCGCACGCATCGGACCGACCGTGTGCGAACTTGAGGGACCGATGCCAACCTTGAAAATATCGAACACGGACAGCATTTGGTATCCTCCTGAAGGCAGGCAGAACCGGACTGGATTGCACAGCACATCAAGGCCACTCCATCACCGGAAACGGCGCGGGTGACCCACAAGGCGAGCGATGACGCCAGCCGCAACGCCGAAGGCGCGCATTCCGCCCTCGACCAGAATTGATTCTTCAGAACCGCCGTCGGGGACTGGTTTCCTGATCAGGACACTTCATGTCCTGTCCATTTTCGTCAGCCTAGTTCTTCCGGCGAAAGTCGACGAACTTGGGAAACTCGC
Coding sequences within:
- a CDS encoding L-serine ammonia-lyase, encoding MLSVFDIFKVGIGPSSSHTVGPMRATLMFASSLKARGLLPRVARVQVELFGSLGATGRGHATDQGVMLGLLGEAPDTVDPARAATLLTAVRRDKRLPLLGAYPIAFDPPRDIVFLGERSLPQHPNAMRAVALDELGQVLHEAHYFSVGGGFVVEGDAGAPADVGHAVRLPFVFRTGDELLALTREQGGSIARLVMANECCWRTEAEVRDGLLQIWRVMQASVSRGLGVDNADAEQPLPGPLHLRRRAPALYRRLMQDAGNDPLTLMDWVNAFAMAVNEENAAGGRVVTAPTNGAAGIVPAVLHYYMRFVPGANDDGVVEFLLTAAAIGMLYKTNASISGAEVGCQGEVGVACSMAAGALVAAQGGTPAQVENAAEIGMEHNLGLTCDPVGGRVQIPCVERNAMGAVKAINAARMALLGDGTHSVSLDAVIRTMKQTGEDMKSTYKETSLGGLAVNVVEC